The sequence below is a genomic window from Aureispira sp. CCB-E.
AAACCATTGATCAAAATGCTCCTTTTGAAATGCGAACTAAATTGCGCAATATCTTGGGGTCTTTTTTATTTTCTGGCGAAGATGTCGACAAAAAAGTATCGGTTCTTTCTGGAGGTGAGCGCGCTAGATTGGCGTTGGCTTGTATGATGCTACGTCCGATTAATTTATTGGTACTTGATGAGCCGACCAATCACTTGGATATTCGTTCTAAAGATGTTTTAAAAGATGCCATTATGCGTTATGATGGGACGTTAATTATAGTATCCCATGATCGAGATTTCTTAGAAGGTTTAACCGATAAAGTTATTGAGTTTAATAATAAAAAACTAAAACCTTATTTGGGAGATGTCAAATATTTCTTAGAAAAACGTGCCTTAGATACTTTTAGAGAAGTAAGTTTAGGAAAAGCAGGTAAAAACGAAGTTGACAAAACCAATACAACCAGCAACAAGACAATCAAAAAACCTAAGTTGGAAGGCAAAGAGTATCATCAACGCTTAAAACAACTGAAAAAAGATGTCCAAAATGCAGAACGTAAAATTAATCGCTTAGAAGAAGATTTGAAAAAATATGAAGCGACTATGGCTGATATGTCTATTTTTGGAACCGTAGAATACGATACCGCTGTTGCTAAATATGAAGCAACTAAAGTTAAACTCGCTGAGACAATGGAAAAATGGGAAGCTGCGGAATTAGAATTAGAAGAATTGGAGAACGAAGCTTAGGAGCTTAATTTAAACCCCAATCTAAATCTTTCAACTTAGATTGGGGTTTTATCTTTCTTTTTGCAAGAAATACGTTTGATCTTATTATCTGGGATGATGGATTGTTCCCCACTTTTTTTCTAATGTCTTAAAACGATAATCAAAAATTCCTTCCAATTGCCGCTTTACAAACAAAGCATGCGCAATATTCCCCAAGGGACCTAAAGGCAGTCGATAATGTACAATATCTTCCATTTCCACCCCTCCCTCAATTCTTTTAAAAAAATGCTGATGGTGCCACATGGCGTAGGGTCCCACACGCTGTTCGTCAATAAAAAACTCTAATTCTCGAACCTGTGTGATTTCAGTCATCCAATACATAGGAATGCCCAATACTGGCTTTACTGTATACTCTATAATCTGCCCAGGATAAGTTCGCTTATCTGCACCTGACAGAATATTAAATCCCATGTAATCGGGTGTAATTGCTTTTAAATTTTTAGGGCTAGAAAAAAAATCCCAAGCTTTTTCTAAGGAAATGGGTAGTTGTTGTGTTCTCTGTAAGGTATAGGTTGACATTGTAATTGATTGTTTTAGTTTTTGGAATAATATAGCTAGAATTAAGTAATCGTTCAGAAAAAATTCTATAAACCACGAAGTAGCAGCGCAGCTAAACAACCTTCTTTTTTGCACTACTCTTCATCAGAAAAATTTGCTTTAGCTCGCTACCACGCAGTAGCACCGCAGGTAAAGCTGTACTTTTCCTCTTCGACTAGCACTAAAAATAAAGCTATTTTTTAGCTATAATTTTTTATGCCCACTTACTTATCAAAAAAATCTACGACCACAAATTGAGTTTCCAAATTCACGACCGAAACAATATTCCAATAATAGTGCAGCTAAGTATTATTTAAAACAACCCCATAACAATTATGTTGAGTAGATAAGACAATAAAAAAGCACGAACAGGGAATAAATACCCCACACTCGCGCTCTAATATGAAATTATGCTTAGGTACTTACTTCAAGCCATGTTGAAATAAGATATGCCCCATTTTATCTCGCTTAGTTTTGAGATAAAAATTGTTGTGCTCATTAGCTTCTATTTCCAAAGTTACGTTCTCTACGACCTCCAAACCATGTTTTTCCAATTCCTTTTGCTTTAAAGGATTATTAGACATCAATCGAATTTTTTGAACGTTTAGCAACTGCAAAGCTTGTGTTACAGATTTGTATTCACGCTGATCCGCTTCAAATCCTAGATTTAGATTCGCTTCTACCGTATCTAAGCCTTCTTCCTGCAATTTATAGGCTTTCATTTTACTCAAAAAACCAATTCCTCGTCCCTCTTGCTCCACATAAATAATAACTCCTTTGCCTACGGCTTCTACTTTTTTCATAGCAGCTTGTAATTGAGGACCGCAATCGCAACGCAAGGAACCAATAATATCGCCTGTAATACACGAAGAATGTACCCTTACCAAAATTGGCTCCTCTGCTTCCCAACTACCTTTTGTCAAAGCAAAAAGTGTTTTTTTTGCTAATTTATCATCAAATGCAACCAACTCAAATGTTCCATATTCTGTTGGCATATTAATTCTAACAACTTCTTCTACCTCCATTTTTGTATCTTGAATTCTACCTTTATTCATCTTGCTTGTTTGTTCGTCTAAAAATATAATTAAAGGGATTCTAAATTTAGTCGCTTTACAATTACGACTCCCCTATTAAAGCTTTAAAAAGAAGCTACTTTATCCAACTTTAAATAAGTTACACCCTAACAACATAAAGCAAAAGATGTTTTATAAAAAGGAAAAAAGATTGCATCAGACAATCTTTTTTCCT
It includes:
- a CDS encoding SRPBCC family protein, whose protein sequence is MSTYTLQRTQQLPISLEKAWDFFSSPKNLKAITPDYMGFNILSGADKRTYPGQIIEYTVKPVLGIPMYWMTEITQVRELEFFIDEQRVGPYAMWHHQHFFKRIEGGVEMEDIVHYRLPLGPLGNIAHALFVKRQLEGIFDYRFKTLEKKWGTIHHPR
- the ribA gene encoding GTP cyclohydrolase II, whose amino-acid sequence is MNKGRIQDTKMEVEEVVRINMPTEYGTFELVAFDDKLAKKTLFALTKGSWEAEEPILVRVHSSCITGDIIGSLRCDCGPQLQAAMKKVEAVGKGVIIYVEQEGRGIGFLSKMKAYKLQEEGLDTVEANLNLGFEADQREYKSVTQALQLLNVQKIRLMSNNPLKQKELEKHGLEVVENVTLEIEANEHNNFYLKTKRDKMGHILFQHGLK